The following DNA comes from Capillibacterium thermochitinicola.
CAGTTGGCTGCCTATAAAAAAAGGCTGAACCAAGAAGAAGAAAAGACTGAAGAATAGAGTAGGCTGCTTTTACCACTTTAGGACCGGATGGCGGGCTGCTTCTGCTTCGTTTAAGCGCCGTACGGGTGTCGTATAGGGCGCTTCTTTTAGTTTCTCCGGCGTGGTCTTGGCTTGCTCCGCCAGTTCTTTCATGACCGCCACAAATGAATCCAGTAAGTCCAGGGTGACGGATTCTGTTGGTTCAATCATTAAGGCTTCGGCCACGATCAAGGGAAAGTAGACGGTCGGCGGATGGATCCCGTAATCGAGAAGGCTTTTCGCCAGATCCATGGTCCGGACTCCGGCCGGGTTTTCCTTCAACCCGCTGAGGACGAACTCGTGCATACAGTGCCGGTCGTAAGGAAGATTATAGTCTTCCTTTAATAAGGTTTGCAGATAATTGGCCGCTAAGACTGCATCGGATGAGGCTTGCTTCAACCCGTCAAAGCCGAGGCTGTAAATATAGGCGAGGGCTTTGATGATTACCGCAAAATGACCCCAAAAACCCTTCACTTTACCAATGGTACGGGGTGCATCGTAACTCCACTTAAAACCGGCCGGCGTCGAAACGACCCGGGGAACAGGCAAATACGGTGCCAAGTGGGCTTTAACACCCAGTGGCCCGGAACCGGGACCGCCGCCGCCATGAGGGGTGGCAAAGGTCTTATGGAGATTAAGATGGACAAGGTCAAAGCCCATATCACCGGGACGGGCCCAGCCCATAATGGCATTGAGGTTGGCACCGTCGTAATAGACCTGGCCGCCGATGTCGTGGATCATCTGGGTGATGGTTAGAATCTTTTCTTCAAAAAGGCCCAAGGTATTGGGGTTTGTTAACATCAACCCGGCAACCTGCGGTGACAGATAAGGTTTAAGGTCCTCAGGTTCAATAATTCCGGCCGCCGAAGACGGGATCTTTTGGACTCTAAAGCCGGCCAACGCCGCACTGGCGGGGTTGGTGCCGTGGGCGGAGTCGGGAATAAGAATGATCTCCCGTTCCAATTCACCCCGATCCCGAAGGGCTGCTTTCATAATCAAGAGACCGGTTAGTTCGCCGTGGGCACCGGCGGCTGGTTGCAACGTAAAGGCGTCCATCCCGGTGATGGTCGCGAAGATTCTTTCTGCTTCGTAGATCAACCGGAGGGCCCCTTGCACGTTGGATTCATCCTGCAAAGGATGGAGGTCCCGAAAACCGGGAAGGGAGGCCAAATCTTCCAGGAGTTTGGGGTTGTATTTCATTGTGCAGGAGCCCAGTGGATAAAAGCCTTGGTCCACACCGAAGCTCCGCTGGGACAACTGGGTAAAATGGCGGGTCACATCCATTTCACTCAGTTCCGGTAAGTTCAGTGGCGCCGTGCGGCGAAAAGCAGACGGGATCAGTTCTTCTTCCGGTGTCGTCAGATCCGAAACGGGGGGTAGATAGCCTCGTCTTCCCGGGACGGAAGCCTGGTTTAATAAAACGGGTCCGGCTTTCTTTTTCATTGTACACACCTCTCAATTTCTTCACAGAACCGGTCCATCTCGGCTTTGGTTCGTAATTCGGAAGTATATAAGAGATAGGCGTTGGTTGAAAACGGTTGACCGGAAGGCAACCTATAGCCGGGGAGAAAGCCTTTCTCCTTCATTTTTGGGATAAAGGATTCATCGGTGGTAGGCAGGCCAATCACAAATTCATGGAAAAAGGGTTCGAGCGATAGTCCTTGCACCGCCGGAATCCTGGTTAGTTGGGAATAGAGGTAATGACTGTTCCGTACCGTGGACAGCGCGACTTCTTTTAAGCCGGTTGGGCCCAGTAGGGACAGGTAGATGGTGGCGGTGATGGCACAGAGGGCCTGATTGGTGCAGATGTTGGAAGTGGCTTTTTCACGCCGGATATGTTGTTCTCTGGTTTGTAGCGTTAAGACAAACCCTTCTTTTCCGTCTAGATCGGTGGTCTTTCCGACCAACCGGCCGGGCATGTTCCGGAGAAAATCCTTTTTGGCGGCGAAAAAACCAAGGTAAGGTCCGCCAAAGGAGAGGGGTAACCCGAAAGACTGGGCTTCACCGACCACGAGATCCGCACCCATCGTCCCGGGTGGTTCCAACAGGCCGAGGCAGATTGGGTCGTTAAGATAAACGATGGACAAAGCGCCACTTTCTTTAATTAAGGAGAGCAAATCTCTGGTCAGCCGCAGGCGGCCAAAAAAATCCGGATACTGGAGGACGACCGCGGCGGTTTGGTCGGAAAGCAAGGTGGCGAGTTGTGATTTGACTTCTGGTTCCTGTTCTTGCGGTGCCATAAAATGCATTTTCACCGGTAAATGGGCGGTGTAAGTCCGGAGAACCTGTTGGGCTTCGGGGTTCAGTCCGGAAAGCACGATAAACTCCTTCCGGTTGCTGACGTTATGAGCCAGGAGGACGGCCTCGGCCAGGGCGGTGGGTCCATCGTACATTGAAGCATTGGCCACGTCCATTCCGGTCAGATCGGCAACTAAGGATTGGTATTCAAAAAAGGCCTGGAGCAGTCCCTGGCTGAACTCCGGCTGGTAAGGGGTATAGGCGGTCAGAAACTCGGAACGGTTGACCAAAAAGGGTAGTGCCGACGGGATTGCGTGTTCATAGGCCCCGGCCCCCAGAAAGGAAATGAGCTGCGAGACGGGGGTGTTTTCTGCCGCCCACCGGGTAAAGAGCCGCTTAACCTCCCACTCATTCCGGGCGGAAAGGTCAAAGGCAGCTTTGGCGCGTATTGTCACCGGAATGGTGGCGAAGAGTTCGGACTCGTCTTGAATGCCAATGACTTTGGCCATTTGACGCCGTTCCTGGTCGGTCAGGGGTAAATATGGATGGCCCATCTTTTCACCTCTTTCTCTTATAAAACGGTAGTTGAACGCATTCGGCGGGACGGAAAGTACCACGCATCGCCAGTGACAACGGGGTACCGGGCGGTGGAACCGGATGCACCAAAGCCATCCCCAGCGCTTTCTCCAGGGTTGGCGAATAGGACCCGGAAGTAATCTGCCCGATCGGCTGTTGATCCCAGTAGACAGTCATCCCCGGACGGGGGATGGCAGAGCGGTCGGCGATGAGGCCAATCCGCCGCGGAGTGTTGGGATCGTTCTTTTCCCGCAGCAAAGGTGAACGGCCACAAAAATCCGGCTTCTCCCAGGCGATAAACCGTTCCAACCCGGCTTGGACCGGGGAGATTGTGGTGGAAAGTTCATGGCCGTAAAGCGGTAAACCCGCCTCCAGTCTGAGCAAATCCCGGGCGCCTAGACCGGCCGGGACTAAACCGTCCTTCTCACCGGCACGGAGGAGATCCGCCCAAAGGGTCGCGGCCAGGGTCGGCGGGATAAATATCTCAAAGCCATCCTCACCGGTATAGCCGGTGCGGGAGATGATCAGTTCTTCGTTTTGCCACAAAAGCTTCTTGAACCGGTAAGTTTTTAAAGGAAGGACATCCGGAAAAAGCCGGGTGAGGATAGCGGCTGCGGCGGGGCCTTGGAGGGCCAGGAGCGCAAAGAGTGGGGAGTAGTCCCGGAGTTCTATTTCATAACCGGTGGCCTGGGATTGCAGGAAGGAAAAGACCGTTTCGGTATTAATGGCGTTGACCACCAGCAAAAACTCTTGTTGTCCGATGCGGTAGACTAAAAGGTCGTCGATGGTCCCGCCTTCCGGGTTGCAAAGAAAGGTATAGATGACTTGACCGCTGTCGACCGTAGCCACATTATTGGTTAGCATCCGGTCTAAAAAAGACAGGGCTTCCGGACCGGCAACCAATAATTCGCCCATATGGGAGACGTCAAACAACCCGGCGTGGTTGCGGACGGCGTGGACTTCTTGCAGGATCCCGGCGAACTGCAGAGGCATCTGCCAGCCCGCAAACTCGGTAAAGCGGGCACCCGCTTGTAAACAGCTTTCGTAAAGCGGG
Coding sequences within:
- the gcvPB gene encoding aminomethyl-transferring glycine dehydrogenase subunit GcvPB — its product is MKKKAGPVLLNQASVPGRRGYLPPVSDLTTPEEELIPSAFRRTAPLNLPELSEMDVTRHFTQLSQRSFGVDQGFYPLGSCTMKYNPKLLEDLASLPGFRDLHPLQDESNVQGALRLIYEAERIFATITGMDAFTLQPAAGAHGELTGLLIMKAALRDRGELEREIILIPDSAHGTNPASAALAGFRVQKIPSSAAGIIEPEDLKPYLSPQVAGLMLTNPNTLGLFEEKILTITQMIHDIGGQVYYDGANLNAIMGWARPGDMGFDLVHLNLHKTFATPHGGGGPGSGPLGVKAHLAPYLPVPRVVSTPAGFKWSYDAPRTIGKVKGFWGHFAVIIKALAYIYSLGFDGLKQASSDAVLAANYLQTLLKEDYNLPYDRHCMHEFVLSGLKENPAGVRTMDLAKSLLDYGIHPPTVYFPLIVAEALMIEPTESVTLDLLDSFVAVMKELAEQAKTTPEKLKEAPYTTPVRRLNEAEAARHPVLKW
- the gcvPA gene encoding aminomethyl-transferring glycine dehydrogenase subunit GcvPA; the protein is MGHPYLPLTDQERRQMAKVIGIQDESELFATIPVTIRAKAAFDLSARNEWEVKRLFTRWAAENTPVSQLISFLGAGAYEHAIPSALPFLVNRSEFLTAYTPYQPEFSQGLLQAFFEYQSLVADLTGMDVANASMYDGPTALAEAVLLAHNVSNRKEFIVLSGLNPEAQQVLRTYTAHLPVKMHFMAPQEQEPEVKSQLATLLSDQTAAVVLQYPDFFGRLRLTRDLLSLIKESGALSIVYLNDPICLGLLEPPGTMGADLVVGEAQSFGLPLSFGGPYLGFFAAKKDFLRNMPGRLVGKTTDLDGKEGFVLTLQTREQHIRREKATSNICTNQALCAITATIYLSLLGPTGLKEVALSTVRNSHYLYSQLTRIPAVQGLSLEPFFHEFVIGLPTTDESFIPKMKEKGFLPGYRLPSGQPFSTNAYLLYTSELRTKAEMDRFCEEIERCVQ
- the gcvT gene encoding glycine cleavage system aminomethyltransferase GcvT, producing the protein MAPSPEKKTPLYESCLQAGARFTEFAGWQMPLQFAGILQEVHAVRNHAGLFDVSHMGELLVAGPEALSFLDRMLTNNVATVDSGQVIYTFLCNPEGGTIDDLLVYRIGQQEFLLVVNAINTETVFSFLQSQATGYEIELRDYSPLFALLALQGPAAAAILTRLFPDVLPLKTYRFKKLLWQNEELIISRTGYTGEDGFEIFIPPTLAATLWADLLRAGEKDGLVPAGLGARDLLRLEAGLPLYGHELSTTISPVQAGLERFIAWEKPDFCGRSPLLREKNDPNTPRRIGLIADRSAIPRPGMTVYWDQQPIGQITSGSYSPTLEKALGMALVHPVPPPGTPLSLAMRGTFRPAECVQLPFYKRKR